One Miscanthus floridulus cultivar M001 chromosome 11, ASM1932011v1, whole genome shotgun sequence DNA window includes the following coding sequences:
- the LOC136491735 gene encoding uncharacterized protein gives MVVPNYTYLKLKMPGPNCIITIESTYKHAYNCDIECIEYAKALMEAETLIIDLDRLGSQLPEPKRRPRNFEPTEAIKLVPVDPACPDDRALRISATLGIK, from the coding sequence atggtggttcccaactacacctacctcaagctcaagatgccgggtcccaattgcatcatcacgattgagtccacataCAAACATGCATACAACtgcgacatcgagtgcatcgagtacgccaaggctctcatggaggccgagaccctcatcatcgACCTTGACCGACTCGGCAGCCAGCTGCCCGAGCCCAAGCGTCGACCTAGGAATTTCGAGCCTAcggaggccatcaaactcgtcccagTTGACCCTgcatgccccgacgaccgggcgctaaggatcagcgccactctcggcatcaaatag